A portion of the Cryptomeria japonica chromosome 5, Sugi_1.0, whole genome shotgun sequence genome contains these proteins:
- the LOC131032744 gene encoding protein SMALL AUXIN UP-REGULATED RNA 12-like, whose product MGNKITQIVPLKKLGTKLQGLVNVSRILWYVICPTTRRGYACFSYDCDGNGVGDLPRDVPQGHFVVYVGNERSRFVVPTAYLSHPLFQTLLKKAEEEYGFDHQMGLTLPCEDIAFEYITSVLEGEDLNATKQDSEIL is encoded by the coding sequence ATGGGAAACAAGATAACACAAATTGTGCCCTTGAAGAAGTTAGGAACAAAACTTCAGGGGCTTGTCAATGTCAGCAGAATTCTATGGTATGTCATTTGTCCCACAACAAGGAGGGGTTATGCTTGTTTCTCATATGACTGTGATGGGAATGGAGTTGGTGATCTTCCCAGGGATGTTCCACAAGGCCATTTTGTAGTATATGTTGGGAATGAAAGGAGCAGATTTGTAGTCCCCACAGCTTACTTAAGCCATCCTCTGTTCCAGACATTGCTGAAGAAAGCTGAGGAAGAGTATGGATTTGATCACCAGATGGGTCTCACACTTCCCTGTGAGGATATTGCCTTTGAGTACATAACTTCTGTCTTGGAAGGGGAGGATCTCAATGCCACAAAACAAGATAGTGAGATTCTTTGA